A window of the Hordeum vulgare subsp. vulgare chromosome 5H, MorexV3_pseudomolecules_assembly, whole genome shotgun sequence genome harbors these coding sequences:
- the LOC123452832 gene encoding 60S ribosomal protein L7-3-like isoform X2 gives MSSEAAKVVVPESVLLKRKREELWAAEKKTKAVEEKKKSTENRKVIFARAKQYAEEYDAQDKELVQLKREARMKGGFYVSPEAKLLFVVRIRGINAMHPKTKKILQLLRLRQIFNGVFLKVNKATINMLRRVEPYVAYGYPNLKSVRELIYKRGYGKLNKQRIPLTNNKVIEEGLGKHNIICIEDVVHEILTVGPHFKEANNFLWPFKLKAPLGGLKKKRNHYVEGGDAGNREDYINQLVRRMN, from the exons ATGTCGTCCGAGGCGGCGAAGGTGGTGGTGCCGGAGTCGGTGCTCCTCAAGAGGAAGCGGGAGGAGCTCTGGGCCGccgagaagaagaccaaggccgtcgaggagaagaagaagtcgaCGGAGAACCGCAAGGTCATCTTCGCCCGCGCCAAGCAGTACGCCGAGGAGTACGATGCACAG GACAAGGAGTTGGTTCAGCTTAAGCGTGAGGCCCGGATGAAGGGTGGGTTCTATGTCAGTCCTGAGGCTAAGTTGCTGTTTGTTGTCCGAATCAGAGG TATCAATGCCATGCACCCAAAAACCAAGAAGATCCTCCAGCTTTTGCGTTTGAGACAG ATATTCAATGGAGTGTTCCTCAAGGTTAACAAGGCCACCATCAACATGCTCCGCAGGGTCGAGCCATATGTTGCATATGG GTACCCGAACCTGAAGAGCGTGAGGGAGTTGATCTACAAGAGGGGTTATGGAAAGCTCAACAAGCAAAGGATTCCTCTGACTAACAACAAGGTCATCGAGGAG GGTCTTGGAAAGCACAACATCATCTGCATTGAAGACGTTGTCCATGAGATCTTGACGGTTGGCCCTCACTTCAAGGAGGCCAACAACTTCCTGTGGCCATTCAAGCTCAAGGCGCCGCTGGGAGGCCTCAAGAAGAAGAGGAACCACTACGTCGAGGGTGGTGACGCCGGCAACCGTGAGGACTACATCAACCAGCTCGTCAGGAGGATGAACTAG
- the LOC123452832 gene encoding 60S ribosomal protein L7-3-like isoform X1 — MSQMSSEAAKVVVPESVLLKRKREELWAAEKKTKAVEEKKKSTENRKVIFARAKQYAEEYDAQDKELVQLKREARMKGGFYVSPEAKLLFVVRIRGINAMHPKTKKILQLLRLRQIFNGVFLKVNKATINMLRRVEPYVAYGYPNLKSVRELIYKRGYGKLNKQRIPLTNNKVIEEGLGKHNIICIEDVVHEILTVGPHFKEANNFLWPFKLKAPLGGLKKKRNHYVEGGDAGNREDYINQLVRRMN, encoded by the exons ATGTCGCAGATGTCGTCCGAGGCGGCGAAGGTGGTGGTGCCGGAGTCGGTGCTCCTCAAGAGGAAGCGGGAGGAGCTCTGGGCCGccgagaagaagaccaaggccgtcgaggagaagaagaagtcgaCGGAGAACCGCAAGGTCATCTTCGCCCGCGCCAAGCAGTACGCCGAGGAGTACGATGCACAG GACAAGGAGTTGGTTCAGCTTAAGCGTGAGGCCCGGATGAAGGGTGGGTTCTATGTCAGTCCTGAGGCTAAGTTGCTGTTTGTTGTCCGAATCAGAGG TATCAATGCCATGCACCCAAAAACCAAGAAGATCCTCCAGCTTTTGCGTTTGAGACAG ATATTCAATGGAGTGTTCCTCAAGGTTAACAAGGCCACCATCAACATGCTCCGCAGGGTCGAGCCATATGTTGCATATGG GTACCCGAACCTGAAGAGCGTGAGGGAGTTGATCTACAAGAGGGGTTATGGAAAGCTCAACAAGCAAAGGATTCCTCTGACTAACAACAAGGTCATCGAGGAG GGTCTTGGAAAGCACAACATCATCTGCATTGAAGACGTTGTCCATGAGATCTTGACGGTTGGCCCTCACTTCAAGGAGGCCAACAACTTCCTGTGGCCATTCAAGCTCAAGGCGCCGCTGGGAGGCCTCAAGAAGAAGAGGAACCACTACGTCGAGGGTGGTGACGCCGGCAACCGTGAGGACTACATCAACCAGCTCGTCAGGAGGATGAACTAG